In Oryza brachyantha chromosome 1, ObraRS2, whole genome shotgun sequence, the following are encoded in one genomic region:
- the LOC102702709 gene encoding cyclin-A1-2, translating into MSTSHAAAPRRSSSAMATAAAKRPAVAEGGGKAAAAAAAAAGGQQAKKRVALGNITNVVAAAGGRAAAAAGPGKAGNAKLNSAASVAPLKKGSLGSGRSASTNRASAVKSASTKPAPAISRHEVAAQKESVLPPKVPSIVATVALAPAHVPCSSFVSPMHSGDSVSVDETMSTCDSMKSPDFEYIDNGDSSSVLASLQRRANENLRISEDRDVEEAKWKKDAPSPMEIDQICDVDNNYEDPQLCATLASDIYMHLREAETRKRPSTDFMETIQKDVNPSMRAILIDWLVEVAEEYRLVPDTLYLTVNYIDRYLSGNEINRQRLQLLGVACMLIAAKYEEICAPQVEEFCYITDNTYFRDEVLEMEASVLNYLKFEMTAPTAKCFLRRFVRVAQVSDEDPALHLEFLANYVAELSLLEYNLLSYPPSLVAASAIFLAKFILQPTKHPWNSTLAHYTQYKSSELSDCVKALHRLFSVGPGSNLPAIREKYSQHKYKFVAKKHCPPSVPTEFFRNAAC; encoded by the exons ATGTCGACCAgccacgccgccgcacccCGCCGCTCGTCCTCGGCGATGGCGACCGCGGCGGCCAAGCGCCccgcggtggcggaggggggagggaaggcggcggcggcggccgcagccGCGGCGGGAGGGCAGCAGGCGAAGAAGCGCGTGGCGCTCGGGAACATCACCAACGTCGTCGCGGCCGCGGgagggagggcggcggccgccgctggTCCCGGGAAGGCCGGCAATGCG AAGTTGAATTCAGCTGCATCAGTTGCACCTTTGAAGAAGGGATCTTTGGGTAGTGGCCGCAGTGCGAGCACGAATCGGGCCTCTGCGGTGAAATCGGCTTCCACCAAGCCAGCTCCGGCGATATCACGCCATGAGGTCGCCGCGCAGAAGGAGTCTGTTCTTCCTCCCAAAGTGCCTAGCATTGTGGCGACTGTCGCACTCGCACCTGCACATGTACCCTGCAGCAGCTTCGTCTCTCCGATGCATTCAGGAGATTCAGTTTCGGTTGACGAGACGATGTCGACGTGTGACTCGATGAAAAGCCCAGATTTTGAGTATATTGATAATGGGGACTCCTCCTCAGTTCTTGCTTCCTTGCAGCGAAGAGCAAATGAAAACCTGCGCATCTCAGAGGATAGAGATGTTGAAG AAGCTAAGTGGAAGAAGGATGCTCCTTCCCCAATGGAAATTGACCAAATTTGTGATGTTGACAATAACTATGAGGATCCGCAGTTGTGTGCTACTCTTGCTTCTGACATCTACATGCACTTGCGTGAGGCTGAG ACCAGGAAACGTCCATCAACTGATTTTATGGAAACAATCCAAAAGGATGTAAACCCAAGCATGAGGGCGATCCTGATAGATTGGCTTGTGGAA GTCGCTGAAGAATACCGTCTTGTTCCTGATACATTATACCTGACAGTTAACTACATTGACCGCTATCTTTCTGGCAATGAGATCAATCGTCAAAGATTGCAATTACTTGGTGTTGCTTGTATGCTTATTGCTGC GAAATATGAAGAGATATGTGCACCTCAAGTAGAAGAATTCTGCTATATAACTGACAACACATACTTCAGAGATGAG GTTTTGGAAATGGAAGCTTCCGTCCTGAATTACCTGAAGTTTGAAATGACAGCCCCTACGGCAAAATGCTTTCTGAG GAGATTTGTTCGTGTTGCACAAGTATCGGATGAG GATCCAGCTTTGCATCTTGAGTTTCTAGCCAATTATGTTGCTGAGCTATCACTGCTGGAGTACAATCTGCTTTCTTACCCTCCTTCACTAGTAGCAGCATCGGCTATTTTCTTGGCCAAATTCATACTACAGCCAACAAAGCACCCTTGG AATTCCACCCTTGCTCATTACACACAATACAAGTCATCAGAGTTAAGCGACTGCGTAAAGGCATTGCACCGCCTTTTCAGCGTTGGTCCCGGAAGTAACCTTCCAGCAATCAGGGAGAAGTATAGCCAACATAAG TACAAATTTGTGGCAAAGAAGCACTGTCCGCCTTCAGTTCCGACCGAATTCTTTCGCAACGCAGCATGCTAA
- the LOC102702991 gene encoding serine/threonine-protein kinase RHS3-like has product MNSMSYNKLSRANDTMDFNTRGNAGSHGTLDRNQSGVSANPSTTSKAAAQSQIPSDKKSRLKKKSDPADKTNPVQGSAAAAATTKSETSGTTTTATKSPASRAKTNDSCVASSQGSMARSNSLDSCSSGQVKRHTGGDRRWEAIRLANSRDSSLNLVHFRLLKRLGYGDIGSVYLVELGDTDTFFAMKVMDKESLISRNKLVRAETEREILGLLDHPFLPTLYTHFETDKFYCLVMEYCCGGNLHSLRQKQPSKHFNEQAARFYASEVLLALEYLHMLGIVYRDLKPENVLVRDDGHIMLSDFDLSLRCSVSPMLVKSSSVHAGANGVVRGLVGAGDGEGVGVGCIPPSAFFPRILPKRNRKTSKSDLGLHHGAPLEFNAEPTDARSMSFVGTHEYLAPEIIRGEGHGSAVDWWTFGVFLYELLHGMTPFKGATNRATLCNVVEQPLRFPDSGGFPAPASGVARDLIRGLLVKDPHKRIASRRGATEIKQHPFFEGVNWALVRSAHPPSVPEPMDFSQFGAREKPALSPPEVAAPTTKAAAKPAAASDSSPRDFEYF; this is encoded by the exons ATGAACTCCATGTCATACAACAAGCTGTCCAGAGCGAATGACACAATGGATTTCAATACCCGTGGAAATGCAGGGTCCCATGGCACATTAGACCGGAATCAATCAGGTGTTTCAGCCAATCCATCCACAACCTCCAAAGCAGCAGCGCAATCTCAGATCCCTTCTGATAAGAAATCGCGCCTCAAGAAGAAATCTGACCCAGCTGACAAAACAAATCCAGTGCAGggttcagcagcagcagcagcaacaacaaaatCTGAAACATCTGGCACAACTACTACGGCAACGAAATCACCAGCGAGCAGGGCCAAGACCAATGATTCTTGTGTGGCGTCTAGCCAAGGTAGCATGGCCAGAAGTAACAGTCTGGACAGCTGCAGCTCCGGTCAGGTGAAGCGGCACACCGGAGGCGACCGCAGGTGGGAGGCCATCCGGCTGGCCAACTCGAGGGACTCCTCCCTCAACCTTGTCCACTTCAGGCTTCTCAAGCGACTCGGCTACGGAGACATCGGCAGCGTGTACCTCGTGGAGCTGGGGGACACCGACACATTCTTCGCGATGAAAGTGATGGACAAGGAGTCGCTCATCAGCAGGAACAAGCTGGTCCGGGCAGAGACCGAGAGGGAGATACTGGGCCTTCTTGATCATCCCTTCTTGCCCACATTGTACACCCATTTCGAGACCGACAAGTTCTACTGCCTTGTCATGGAGTATTGCTGCGGCGGCAACCTTCATTCGCTCCGGCAGAAGCAACCCAGCAAGCATTTCAATGAGCAAGCTGCAAG GTTTTACGCCTCTGAGGTGTTGCTTGCGCTGGAGTACCTGCACATGCTTGGCATTGTGTACAGAGACCTGAAGCCTGAGAACGTGCTGGTCAGGGACGACGGTCACATCATGCTGTCCGACTTCGACCTGTCGCTGCGGTGCTCCGTGAGCCCGATGCTGGTGAAGTCGTCGTCGGTGCACGCGGGCGCCAACGGCGTCGTGAGgggcctcgtcggcgccggcgacggcgagggcgtggGCGTGGGCTGCATCCCGCCGTCGGCGTTCTTCCCGCGGATCCTCCCCAAGAGGAACCGCAAGACGTCCAAGTCGGACCTCGGCCTCCACCACGGCGCGCCGCTGGAGTTCAACGCGGAGCCGACGGACGCCCGGTCCATGTCGTTCGTCGGCACGCACGAGTACCTGGCGCCGGAGATCATCCGCGGGGAAGGCCACGGCAGCGCCGTCGACTGGTGGACGTTCGGCGTCTTCCTCTACGAGCTGCTGCACGGCATGACGCCGTTCAAGGGGGCCACCAACCGCGCCACGCTCTGCAACGTCGTCGAGCAGCCGCTCCGGTTCCCGGACTCCGGCGGgttcccggcgccggcgagcggcgtcgCGCGGGACCTCATCCGCGGCCTCCTGGTGAAGGACCCCCACAAGAGGATCGCGTCGAGGAGGGGCGCCACCGAGATCAAGCAGCACCCTTTCTTCGAAGGCGTCAACTGGGCGCTCGTCCGGAGCGCTCACCCGCCTTCCGTACCTGAGCCCATGGACTTCAGCCAGTTCGGAGCTAGGGAGAAGCcggcgttgtcgccgccggaggTCGCCGCGCCGACGACCAAAGCGGCGGCCAAGCCAGCGGCCGCGAGCGATTCCTCCCCCCGCGATTTTGAGTATTTCTAG
- the LOC102706137 gene encoding putative ubiquitin-conjugating enzyme E2 38 isoform X1, protein MVACQCISGAFCVKRVLRMVLNRVLKLFCVKNKDSKKKGKAINPLCKVAAPHPTENVCTNNNLLDPLSSGTGTVLSVQKHDPECSSVISSMTRTEYGSESDGYNSFNQFDVVQDFSDHYYAKNSPGKTTKEWAKTIQNEWKLLQKDLPESVYVRVYEDRIDLLRAAIVGPAGTPYHDGLFFFDVRFPSEYPQCPPKVHYHSGGLRLNPNLYESGKVCLSLLNTWWGTGCEKWGKSKSTILQVLVSIQGLVLNDKPYFNEPGNKNSANTAPGEKNSLAYNQTTFLLSCRTMMYSLRKPPKYCYLFMRLNSFSHTIRPLQHFESLVARHFHDRERAILDACGSYMSGTVVGSSPGNGTKYPRDNRSFADFKKSLEKYTELLRKDLATNRTQFLELTRDSSSAAAADEIVVYQQLESFCQSMTIAGSPV, encoded by the exons ATGGTGGCGTGTCAATGTATTTCAGGTGCTTTTTGTGTGAAGCGGGTTTTAAGGATGGTTCTGAACAGGGTGCTCAAGCTGTTTTGTGTGAAGAATAAGGATTCCAAGAAGAAAG GCAAAGCCATCAACCCTCTTTGTAAAG TTGCTGCTCCACATCCCACTGAGAATGTCTGTACAAACAACAATCTTTTGGATCCGTTATCAAGTGGGACTGGTACTGTACTATCGGTCCAAAAACATGATCCTGAATGTTCAAGTGTTATTTCATCAATGACAAGGACAGAATATGGATCTGAAAGTGATGGTTACAATTCATTTAACCAATTTGATGTTGTTCAAGATTTTTCTGATCATTACTATGCAAAGAATTCACCAGGGAAG ACCACCAAAGAGTGGGCGAAGACAATCCAAAATGAATGGAAGCTTCTACAGAAAGATCTACCTG AATCTGTCTATGTTAGAGTTTATGAGGATAGGATTGATCTGTTGAGGGCTGCTATTGTTGGGCCAGCTGGAACTCCATATCATGATGGTCTGTTCTTCTTTGATGTTCGCTTTCCTTCTGAATACCCACAATGTCCACCA AAAGTTCATTACCATTCCGGTGGGCTTCGGTTAAATCCAAACTTGTATGAGAGTGGGAAAGTTTGCCTTAGCCTGCTGAACACCTGGTGGGGTACTGGATGTGAGAAGTGGGGCAAGTCAAAATCCACCATACTGCAGGTGTTGGTTTCCATCCAGGGTCTTGTGTTGAATGATAAACCATACTTTAATGAGCCAGGCAACAAAAATTCGGCCAATACAGCTCCTGGAGAGAAGAACTCATTGGCTTATAATCAGACTACCTTCCTACTATCCTGCAGGACAATGATGTATTCGCTTCGGAAGCCTCCAAAG TATTGTTATCTCTTCATGAGATTGAATTCGTTCTCACACACCATTCGTCCACTGCAGCACTTCGAGTCCCTCGTTGCACGCCACTTTCATGATCGCGAGCGCGCCATCCTGGACGCGTGTGGTTCATACATGTCTGGCACGGTCGTTGGATCATCCCCTGGGAACGGCACCAAGTATCCCCGGGACAACAGATCCTTTGCAGACTTCAAGAAATCGCTAGAGAAGTACACTGAACTGCTCCGGAAGGACCTGGCCACAAACCGCACTCAGTTCCTGGAACTGACAAGAGACTCTTCttcagctgcagctgcagatgAGATTGTTGTCTACCAGCAGCTAGAATCGTTTTGTCAGAGCATGACCATTGCAGGTTCACCTGTCTAA
- the LOC102706137 gene encoding putative ubiquitin-conjugating enzyme E2 38 isoform X3, protein MVACQCISGAFCVKRVLRMVLNRVLKLFCVKNKDSKKKGKAINPLCKVAAPHPTENVCTNNNLLDPLSSGTGTVLSVQKHDPECSSVISSMTRTEYGSESDGYNSFNQFDVVQDFSDHYYAKNSPGKTTKEWAKTIQNEWKLLQKDLPESVYVRVYEDRIDLLRAAIVGPAGTPYHDGLFFFDVRFPSEYPQCPPKVHYHSGGLRLNPNLYESGKVCLSLLNTWWGTGCEKWGKSKSTILQVLVSIQGLVLNDKPYFNEPGNKNSANTAPGEKNSLAYNQTTFLLSCRTMMYSLRKPPKHFESLVARHFHDRERAILDACGSYMSGTVVGSSPGNGTKYPRDNRSFADFKKSLEKYTELLRKDLATNRTQFLELTRDSSSAAAADEIVVYQQLESFCQSMTIAGSPV, encoded by the exons ATGGTGGCGTGTCAATGTATTTCAGGTGCTTTTTGTGTGAAGCGGGTTTTAAGGATGGTTCTGAACAGGGTGCTCAAGCTGTTTTGTGTGAAGAATAAGGATTCCAAGAAGAAAG GCAAAGCCATCAACCCTCTTTGTAAAG TTGCTGCTCCACATCCCACTGAGAATGTCTGTACAAACAACAATCTTTTGGATCCGTTATCAAGTGGGACTGGTACTGTACTATCGGTCCAAAAACATGATCCTGAATGTTCAAGTGTTATTTCATCAATGACAAGGACAGAATATGGATCTGAAAGTGATGGTTACAATTCATTTAACCAATTTGATGTTGTTCAAGATTTTTCTGATCATTACTATGCAAAGAATTCACCAGGGAAG ACCACCAAAGAGTGGGCGAAGACAATCCAAAATGAATGGAAGCTTCTACAGAAAGATCTACCTG AATCTGTCTATGTTAGAGTTTATGAGGATAGGATTGATCTGTTGAGGGCTGCTATTGTTGGGCCAGCTGGAACTCCATATCATGATGGTCTGTTCTTCTTTGATGTTCGCTTTCCTTCTGAATACCCACAATGTCCACCA AAAGTTCATTACCATTCCGGTGGGCTTCGGTTAAATCCAAACTTGTATGAGAGTGGGAAAGTTTGCCTTAGCCTGCTGAACACCTGGTGGGGTACTGGATGTGAGAAGTGGGGCAAGTCAAAATCCACCATACTGCAGGTGTTGGTTTCCATCCAGGGTCTTGTGTTGAATGATAAACCATACTTTAATGAGCCAGGCAACAAAAATTCGGCCAATACAGCTCCTGGAGAGAAGAACTCATTGGCTTATAATCAGACTACCTTCCTACTATCCTGCAGGACAATGATGTATTCGCTTCGGAAGCCTCCAAAG CACTTCGAGTCCCTCGTTGCACGCCACTTTCATGATCGCGAGCGCGCCATCCTGGACGCGTGTGGTTCATACATGTCTGGCACGGTCGTTGGATCATCCCCTGGGAACGGCACCAAGTATCCCCGGGACAACAGATCCTTTGCAGACTTCAAGAAATCGCTAGAGAAGTACACTGAACTGCTCCGGAAGGACCTGGCCACAAACCGCACTCAGTTCCTGGAACTGACAAGAGACTCTTCttcagctgcagctgcagatgAGATTGTTGTCTACCAGCAGCTAGAATCGTTTTGTCAGAGCATGACCATTGCAGGTTCACCTGTCTAA
- the LOC102706137 gene encoding putative ubiquitin-conjugating enzyme E2 38 isoform X4: MTRTEYGSESDGYNSFNQFDVVQDFSDHYYAKNSPGKTTKEWAKTIQNEWKLLQKDLPESVYVRVYEDRIDLLRAAIVGPAGTPYHDGLFFFDVRFPSEYPQCPPKVHYHSGGLRLNPNLYESGKVCLSLLNTWWGTGCEKWGKSKSTILQVLVSIQGLVLNDKPYFNEPGNKNSANTAPGEKNSLAYNQTTFLLSCRTMMYSLRKPPKYCYLFMRLNSFSHTIRPLQHFESLVARHFHDRERAILDACGSYMSGTVVGSSPGNGTKYPRDNRSFADFKKSLEKYTELLRKDLATNRTQFLELTRDSSSAAAADEIVVYQQLESFCQSMTIAGSPV, from the exons ATGACAAGGACAGAATATGGATCTGAAAGTGATGGTTACAATTCATTTAACCAATTTGATGTTGTTCAAGATTTTTCTGATCATTACTATGCAAAGAATTCACCAGGGAAG ACCACCAAAGAGTGGGCGAAGACAATCCAAAATGAATGGAAGCTTCTACAGAAAGATCTACCTG AATCTGTCTATGTTAGAGTTTATGAGGATAGGATTGATCTGTTGAGGGCTGCTATTGTTGGGCCAGCTGGAACTCCATATCATGATGGTCTGTTCTTCTTTGATGTTCGCTTTCCTTCTGAATACCCACAATGTCCACCA AAAGTTCATTACCATTCCGGTGGGCTTCGGTTAAATCCAAACTTGTATGAGAGTGGGAAAGTTTGCCTTAGCCTGCTGAACACCTGGTGGGGTACTGGATGTGAGAAGTGGGGCAAGTCAAAATCCACCATACTGCAGGTGTTGGTTTCCATCCAGGGTCTTGTGTTGAATGATAAACCATACTTTAATGAGCCAGGCAACAAAAATTCGGCCAATACAGCTCCTGGAGAGAAGAACTCATTGGCTTATAATCAGACTACCTTCCTACTATCCTGCAGGACAATGATGTATTCGCTTCGGAAGCCTCCAAAG TATTGTTATCTCTTCATGAGATTGAATTCGTTCTCACACACCATTCGTCCACTGCAGCACTTCGAGTCCCTCGTTGCACGCCACTTTCATGATCGCGAGCGCGCCATCCTGGACGCGTGTGGTTCATACATGTCTGGCACGGTCGTTGGATCATCCCCTGGGAACGGCACCAAGTATCCCCGGGACAACAGATCCTTTGCAGACTTCAAGAAATCGCTAGAGAAGTACACTGAACTGCTCCGGAAGGACCTGGCCACAAACCGCACTCAGTTCCTGGAACTGACAAGAGACTCTTCttcagctgcagctgcagatgAGATTGTTGTCTACCAGCAGCTAGAATCGTTTTGTCAGAGCATGACCATTGCAGGTTCACCTGTCTAA
- the LOC102706137 gene encoding putative ubiquitin-conjugating enzyme E2 38 isoform X2: MVLNRVLKLFCVKNKDSKKKGKAINPLCKVAAPHPTENVCTNNNLLDPLSSGTGTVLSVQKHDPECSSVISSMTRTEYGSESDGYNSFNQFDVVQDFSDHYYAKNSPGKTTKEWAKTIQNEWKLLQKDLPESVYVRVYEDRIDLLRAAIVGPAGTPYHDGLFFFDVRFPSEYPQCPPKVHYHSGGLRLNPNLYESGKVCLSLLNTWWGTGCEKWGKSKSTILQVLVSIQGLVLNDKPYFNEPGNKNSANTAPGEKNSLAYNQTTFLLSCRTMMYSLRKPPKYCYLFMRLNSFSHTIRPLQHFESLVARHFHDRERAILDACGSYMSGTVVGSSPGNGTKYPRDNRSFADFKKSLEKYTELLRKDLATNRTQFLELTRDSSSAAAADEIVVYQQLESFCQSMTIAGSPV; this comes from the exons ATGGTTCTGAACAGGGTGCTCAAGCTGTTTTGTGTGAAGAATAAGGATTCCAAGAAGAAAG GCAAAGCCATCAACCCTCTTTGTAAAG TTGCTGCTCCACATCCCACTGAGAATGTCTGTACAAACAACAATCTTTTGGATCCGTTATCAAGTGGGACTGGTACTGTACTATCGGTCCAAAAACATGATCCTGAATGTTCAAGTGTTATTTCATCAATGACAAGGACAGAATATGGATCTGAAAGTGATGGTTACAATTCATTTAACCAATTTGATGTTGTTCAAGATTTTTCTGATCATTACTATGCAAAGAATTCACCAGGGAAG ACCACCAAAGAGTGGGCGAAGACAATCCAAAATGAATGGAAGCTTCTACAGAAAGATCTACCTG AATCTGTCTATGTTAGAGTTTATGAGGATAGGATTGATCTGTTGAGGGCTGCTATTGTTGGGCCAGCTGGAACTCCATATCATGATGGTCTGTTCTTCTTTGATGTTCGCTTTCCTTCTGAATACCCACAATGTCCACCA AAAGTTCATTACCATTCCGGTGGGCTTCGGTTAAATCCAAACTTGTATGAGAGTGGGAAAGTTTGCCTTAGCCTGCTGAACACCTGGTGGGGTACTGGATGTGAGAAGTGGGGCAAGTCAAAATCCACCATACTGCAGGTGTTGGTTTCCATCCAGGGTCTTGTGTTGAATGATAAACCATACTTTAATGAGCCAGGCAACAAAAATTCGGCCAATACAGCTCCTGGAGAGAAGAACTCATTGGCTTATAATCAGACTACCTTCCTACTATCCTGCAGGACAATGATGTATTCGCTTCGGAAGCCTCCAAAG TATTGTTATCTCTTCATGAGATTGAATTCGTTCTCACACACCATTCGTCCACTGCAGCACTTCGAGTCCCTCGTTGCACGCCACTTTCATGATCGCGAGCGCGCCATCCTGGACGCGTGTGGTTCATACATGTCTGGCACGGTCGTTGGATCATCCCCTGGGAACGGCACCAAGTATCCCCGGGACAACAGATCCTTTGCAGACTTCAAGAAATCGCTAGAGAAGTACACTGAACTGCTCCGGAAGGACCTGGCCACAAACCGCACTCAGTTCCTGGAACTGACAAGAGACTCTTCttcagctgcagctgcagatgAGATTGTTGTCTACCAGCAGCTAGAATCGTTTTGTCAGAGCATGACCATTGCAGGTTCACCTGTCTAA